One genomic region from Sphingobacterium sp. UGAL515B_05 encodes:
- a CDS encoding RNA polymerase sigma factor, producing MEKPTSTAELIPGLFRDLYAKMTAVLCRHFGLSDIQLAEDISSDTFLKASEVWPVTGIPPNPQAWLYTVAKNKVKDYIKHKAVFELKVKDNILKELNEKTLPDDIDQRTISDSQLAMLFAICDPIIPIAGQISLALQILCGFSILEVAQALLTNKETIKKRIFRAKTALRDSKFELKELSDSQISARLATVLKTIYLLFNEGYYAQHENHIIRKELCMEAIRLALLLTAHETTNLPQTNALIALMCYQSSRLDARMDKNGTIVLFEQQDVQQWNSDMIDQGNFYMVQATDTQETSKYHIEAAIAYWHTVVDNQSKWEYILKFYNQLILIEYSPVTALNRAFAYAKVYGTEAGIEETKKLNLIKMSHYFGLLGYLYRDLDQAEAIDNYTKALNLASSLTEQDVYQKQILALQ from the coding sequence TTGGAAAAGCCTACATCAACAGCTGAGTTGATACCAGGTCTGTTTCGTGACCTGTACGCCAAAATGACGGCTGTATTATGCCGTCATTTTGGATTGTCCGACATCCAGCTTGCGGAAGATATTTCCAGCGATACATTTTTAAAAGCTTCGGAAGTCTGGCCGGTTACCGGCATCCCTCCAAACCCACAAGCCTGGCTCTACACTGTCGCCAAAAACAAGGTAAAAGATTACATTAAACATAAGGCTGTCTTTGAACTTAAAGTCAAAGACAATATCTTAAAGGAACTGAATGAAAAGACACTACCAGACGATATAGACCAACGTACCATTAGCGACAGCCAATTGGCGATGCTATTTGCCATCTGTGACCCGATAATACCCATAGCGGGGCAGATTAGTTTAGCATTGCAGATCTTATGCGGATTTAGTATCCTAGAGGTCGCCCAGGCGCTGCTTACAAATAAAGAAACCATAAAGAAGCGCATATTTAGAGCAAAAACAGCCTTAAGGGATAGCAAATTTGAACTAAAAGAATTATCAGATAGCCAAATAAGCGCTCGCCTAGCAACTGTATTGAAAACGATATATCTTCTTTTCAACGAAGGATATTATGCTCAACATGAAAATCACATCATTCGAAAAGAACTATGCATGGAGGCCATACGGTTAGCTCTCCTGTTGACAGCACATGAAACAACAAACCTGCCACAGACCAACGCTTTAATCGCGTTAATGTGTTACCAAAGCTCGCGGCTTGATGCCCGAATGGATAAGAATGGGACAATCGTACTTTTTGAACAACAGGATGTGCAACAATGGAATAGCGATATGATCGATCAAGGTAATTTCTACATGGTACAGGCGACCGATACGCAGGAGACCTCCAAATACCATATAGAAGCAGCCATCGCTTATTGGCACACCGTGGTGGATAACCAGTCAAAATGGGAATATATTTTAAAATTTTATAATCAGTTGATTCTGATCGAATACTCCCCCGTGACGGCCCTCAACCGGGCATTTGCCTATGCCAAGGTCTATGGCACAGAGGCAGGTATCGAGGAAACAAAAAAACTTAATCTTATTAAAATGTCCCATTATTTTGGATTATTGGGCTACCTCTATCGGGATCTTGACCAAGCCGAAGCAATTGATAACTACACTAAAGCGCTAAATTTAGCTTCTTCATTAACTGAACAGGATGTTTACCAAAAACAAATCCTTGCGCTCCAGTGA
- a CDS encoding YciI family protein: MKEFMLIFRLKAGIDFKPSPAQMQERMNWLASIAAQEKLVDKGKTLLPTIDSGRHISADQVVTDGPFTELKEYVSGFIVVRTENIDEAVEIAKQNPIFKIGGSIEVRELLRS; this comes from the coding sequence ATGAAAGAATTTATGCTAATCTTCAGATTAAAGGCCGGCATTGATTTCAAGCCTTCTCCAGCACAAATGCAGGAGCGTATGAACTGGCTAGCCAGTATCGCTGCTCAGGAAAAATTGGTAGATAAAGGGAAAACGCTTTTACCGACGATTGACAGTGGGCGACATATATCCGCTGACCAAGTGGTTACCGACGGCCCCTTTACTGAATTAAAGGAATACGTCAGTGGCTTTATTGTGGTGCGGACCGAAAACATTGATGAAGCTGTAGAAATTGCGAAACAGAATCCAATATTTAAAATTGGCGGAAGTATTGAAGTGCGTGAGCTCCTAAGATCCTAA
- a CDS encoding SWIM zinc finger family protein produces MIVGVGSNELKVITARAETTEKKVSLPDRWIKGLGNVQVYLSQMELAFQLNRIEALQLFKAIPKSAVKPEYFLSKSGNSYTFSAVAKPNSLKIGGIHRLNLIENLLIHVDSVSFYNHEDQQSTAIVLDFKEIQMLFLLSESVYRGFSGESKHIENLLVQLPEEWILGINNYFKTNEIFQPTLVSIEHNLQLGTMETMQASLSSMGLLGYDLWSNNYFYRKLPFKLSRLKRFNPRLQNAVKLIDEDAVLLLQHDKNGIKAEVKGSANLSHIVVGKGNDLQCTCSWFTNNRTNRGLCKHILAVKMKLSDIS; encoded by the coding sequence TTGATTGTAGGCGTTGGTTCCAATGAGCTTAAAGTCATCACTGCGCGCGCAGAGACTACAGAGAAAAAAGTGAGTCTACCCGATCGCTGGATTAAAGGACTGGGCAATGTCCAAGTCTACTTATCGCAAATGGAACTTGCCTTTCAATTGAACAGAATTGAAGCCTTGCAGCTCTTTAAAGCTATACCTAAAAGCGCGGTTAAGCCCGAATACTTTTTATCTAAATCGGGCAACAGCTATACTTTTTCTGCTGTTGCCAAGCCCAACAGTTTAAAAATAGGTGGCATTCATCGACTCAATCTAATCGAAAACCTACTTATACATGTAGACAGTGTCTCATTCTATAATCACGAAGATCAGCAAAGTACAGCGATAGTGCTTGATTTTAAGGAAATACAAATGCTGTTCCTACTTTCCGAAAGCGTCTATCGCGGTTTTTCAGGTGAAAGTAAGCATATCGAAAACCTGCTTGTTCAACTGCCGGAAGAATGGATCTTGGGTATCAATAATTATTTTAAAACCAATGAGATTTTTCAACCTACGCTAGTTTCCATAGAGCATAACCTTCAGCTCGGCACCATGGAAACCATGCAAGCCTCATTATCCAGTATGGGATTATTGGGTTACGATTTGTGGAGCAACAATTATTTTTACAGAAAGCTTCCCTTCAAACTTTCACGCTTAAAACGCTTTAATCCAAGGTTGCAAAATGCCGTTAAGTTGATTGATGAAGATGCTGTGCTGCTCCTGCAACATGACAAAAATGGTATTAAGGCCGAAGTAAAAGGTAGTGCGAACCTGAGCCATATTGTCGTAGGTAAAGGGAATGATCTGCAATGTACCTGTAGCTGGTTTACGAACAACAGGACAAATAGGGGGCTCTGCAAACACATCCTGGCGGTAAAGATGAAGCTGAGTGATATTTCGTAA